A segment of the Agarivorans albus genome:
AATTGGGTGTTCAGCAAATTTAGAATATCTTGCCAACTCTCCGTTGGCGCATCTAGAGTACCAAGAAAATGCTCACAATTATCGACAAACTCTTGCTGTTGGTATTGTTCAGAGAATAGTTGATACCAAGTATTGGTTTCAGAAGTGTATGCGTGTTGCTTTAGCAAGGTTTTCAACGCAATTTTATCAATGCTTTCGCTCAGAATAATGTTTTCACTTAATAACGCTTGTGTACCACCTATATGTGCACCATCACTACAATTAAATACATCCACATCAGCGTACTCAGCAATGGTTTCTTCCATCACCTCGCGCGCAAAGCGAAACTCGTATTTAGTGCTAACCCATTCTTGAAAGTTGCCTTTAGCCCTTATTCCGGTTCCATGCTTTGCGTAATTGTACAACTCTTTCCCTGATTTTTCATGAAAGTAAGCGGAGTGCTTACTATGATGCTGGCTAGGATCCTTGAAGCCTAAGTCAATTCCAAACATGAAAATTTGCTTAAAGCCAAGCTTTAAGGCGTAAGCTAGGGCACTATTTGACACTGTAGGATAAGAATAAAGAATATCCTCTAAATCATTAGTCCCTTGAATCGTATCTTGATACATCAGGGTGGCAGCTTCACCACGCTTAAAACATATAAATGCTTGATTAAACATTGAAACAACGTCGGGGTGAACGCCGTTAACACTAAGCAAGTCAATACCTTTAACCCACTCGGGATCATTTACCTGCTCAATCCACTCAACCGTTGCTCTTGTTTGTTCAACTTCTGCGTGAAAATCAGGTTTGATACCCAACTTGTAAAGAGTCTTTAAACAAGTACCACAAGAAATAATAATTGCATGATCTTGATGTTGTTTTAAGTGCTCAATATTGTCATCCAGCGATGGTCCATTACCTACGATAAAAACTGGCGTATTTGATAGAGCAGTTGCCACCTTAGTGCCTTTATGCTTTTTCAAGTGATAGCAGTTTCTTTTAAATGCTTCGTTAGTATGTGAAATATTAAACATTGCATGATCAAAGTACTCACCAATGTTCATTAATACCCTAAATTGCTCTCGGGTACTGCGGATTGCTTCGTCCATAACACGATGGAAGTAGCTCACATAGAAAAAAGTATATGACAGTATATTTATACCTTGCTGCTGAAGCCGGGTATGTAAATCGTTGAACATGTTACTGCCATCATCACCAATATTTAGATAGATGTTTTGCTCATTGTCTTCAACTTTTTCTAATATCGCGCTCCAATCGGTCAACATTAAAGAAGCTGTAAAGTAATCAATATTGGGCTCGTACAAAATGAAATAATCGACGTCATGGCCAAGCATGATAGATTCTATTTGGTACCCTGCCCCGCAGCCGTACATAATGAAAGAAGGCAAACGCTTGGGTAACTGAGTTCTAGACTCCTGTGGTAAAGCAGATACTAACTCTTTAAGTTCATCTGAACGTTTGTAATGAATATATGGGCTCGGCTTTCGAAGACTCTTACGCGCATCTAAGGTCTCTAACTTAGGGTTAGAACTATAGTAGTCAAAGTAAAGCTGGCTTTCATCTTTGGGGCTATTGTTAAACAAACAAACCCCATAGTCTGTATCCAGTAGATTTACTTCACCGCTAGGCATTACAAAGGGAATCCAACGCTGTTGTTGATAAGTTAAGCACTGCGAGTAGATGTCAGGCATTCTCTCAGCGAAGGCAAGCAAGTTACGTTCTCTGCGAGAGTTTAGCTCTTCAGACAGCTGGTCGATTTCTTGCTCAGATTTATCGCAACCAAGATAGCGATTAAGTTCAAAGCAGCACTCAAAGCCTCTATCTTCATCTTCATTTGGCCAACGAATTTTATCAATATTCGAGAAGCTTAAACTGCGTGTTGCAAAACCAAACTCTAGTGCATTAAAAGGAGCGTAATTGTAGTGCTTAAATAAGAAAAACTTAGACTGGTCTGTTTCTTCTTGCCACTGCTGCAAAGATTGCAACATCTGTTGATCGGTTTCCCCTGTTATTAAGGTCAATTTACAGTCTTGATTTTGTAAGTAATTAACAACTCTCAACCAATTGGCACTGTATAAGGAGTCGGCTAAGAGATCCCATTCGGGCTCGATTAACAGTACTCGCCTCCAAGCCTTCATTTGCAACAATCGATCGATATGCAAACCTAAACCACAGCCCAATATGACCAAACAATCAGACTGTTCATTAACTCCACAATACTGAGTCTTTATACCGGGGTATATGTTTTCAATAGTGCCAAAAACATCTCGCCTCTCTATTTCAGCAAACTGATTCTTTGTATCGACCAACAAACCTCTATGTTGAAAATCAGCTAATTGCTGGTTAACTTGAATCGTAGGAGAAATATCATAAAGAGCGCGACCTTTAGTTACGTTTACAATATTAAGGTGCTTCTTTCGAGTAATAAAAGGTGAATATTGAGCCGGAGGGTGACGGTGTAACTTCTCAGCTAACTCAGGAGAGTATTGCGCTAATGCATTAAGATTAATTTGAAACTTTCGTTTGATGACTGGTGTTACAGTGGCTTCTATTTTTTGTTGAATTTCATCATCGCCACTAATTTGAAAATCAATATTTCTTAGCATTTTGTTCCCTAAAAAAGAATAAGCTAGCTATATACCATAGGCCTTTTTAATTTTTTCACTTCGCTTAATGGCACCAAGCTTAAGCGAGACATCATCTTTACCTTTTTCACACTCCGTTACAACAGCTTGCATTATCTGCAAATGTTTTTTGAGATCTTCAGTTTGAGAGTTTGATAAAGAATCGGCACCAGAGCAAAGGTCTTTCAGAAGAGTCTCGTGCTGAGATAGCAAAGCTTCCAGCACAGAGACAGCAGATGCCTCTTTTAAGAGCTCACCTTGAATGGTTGTTAACAAGTGTTCAGCTTGAAGTAAACTCTTAGTAAAGTTTAACGCTTCAGCCATCTACTCGCCGCGCATCTGATAAGCTTGCTGTTTATCAGCCTCGGGGATTTGATCCCATGCAGATTTAATTGGCAGCATAAGTTCGATCACTTCTTCAACGATTGCAGCGTCATTCGCTATAGATGCTTCAGACAACCTAGTGAGCATGAACTCATAGAGGTCATTTAAGTTTCCAGCTATGTCACCGCCACGCTCAAAATCCAGCGTGTTTTTTAACGAGGTTAAGATAGAGGTTGCTTTTGCTAATGGCTTGCCTTTATTTTGATAATCAGCGCGCTCAATGCAGCCTTTTGCAACAGCAAGGTTTTCTAATGCTGTTTGCATCAAAATCTGAGTAATTCGATGAGGATCAGCGGTCGCAACTTGGTCTTTTACACCCACCTGACGATACTGATTAATGCCTTTTTGATACATACTTTTTCCGTTAACCTAATTGGCCTAAAACGTATTGCATTTGGCTATTAAGACTACCCATTGTCACATCAAAAGCGGTATATTTCGAACGTAACGTAGACTCATAAGAAGCCATCCTCTCTTCAAAATCCAACATTTGACGCTCTAAGTCTTTCTTTTGACTTTTAACTGAATCTTCACGGGTAGCTAATACACCACCAGACTGCTCATAGCTTTTCACCGTAGACAAAAAGCTGTCAGCCACACCACCATCCATTGCAAAAAGCTCGCCAACACCATCTAGATTAGAGTTAATAGCTTTCTTAAACTCTGTTTCATCAAGCGTTAACAGGCCATCTTCATCCATTTCTATACCAATACCATAAAGAGTTCGCATTCCTGGAGCAGCGTCATCGTAACCATTAGTAGAAAGGCCACCTAGGCTGTAGCGTAAGGTCCTAAACATCGGGTCACCGCTCAATTCTTTGCGGTTACTGTTATCATCGCCCTCAGAAACACCGGTTGCTTTAGTATGCTTATCAATTTCTTTGATTACATTATTGTAGGCGTCGATAAATGCTCTAACATTTGCAACTGATTCTTCTTCGCTGGGTTGAATATCAAGAGCGACGGCGGATGATGTCACTTTATTGACGTTTATAGAAACACCAGAAATAACATTTTCAAAGGTATTCGTCGAACTAGTCGCTTCAATACCATCGATAGTGATCCTAGCCGAAGACGCATCAGTAACGTCCATCTTGCCACCAGCATTGGTAAAATTATCTAACTCGGCATTCGCTCCAGTATTTGTAACCAGTAGAGTATTTCCATCACCAGTTTCATCTGAGGTCATCGACAAGCGGATTTCCGAACCGGTATCAATTAGGTTTGCAGAGACACCAAAGTTATCTTCGTGATCATTAATTTGTTCACGTAACTGTTTAAGTGTTGTGCCCGCAGCAACGTCAAGAACCATCGACTCTCCACTAGCAGTGGAAAAAGTTAATTGTCCGTCGGTAGTTGCTACAACATCATCTTCAGAGGTATATAGTGGTGTTCCACCATTAGCAGTGGCATCAATTGATGTTAAAGATGAACCTTTAGCAAGCTCTTGAACCTCAATGGCGTAATTACCATTTGTGGCGCTAGTGGCTAGGTCAACAGAAAAAGACTCATTACCTTCACTTTCATTAGTGGTGGCTGTGCGAGGAAAAAAGGTATCCTGGTTTTGGGCTTTTTCAAGAATCTTACGGAATTCACTAAGAGTAGACTTAATACTACCCACAGCAGACAAAGTGACCTCTAGTGTAGTTTTAGTCTTTTCAAAGCGAGCATCTTTACCAGCACGCTCAGCATTAATTGACACTTCAATTAATGCTTCTAAATCTAAACCACTACCAATACCTGCTGCTGTTATTCCAGTCATGAGTCTTTACCTACAAATAATTTAGACCAACTGATCAACAAACAAGCCTGTAGTTTGACCAATCGCATCTTGAAATTTTCTTAATCGTTCTTCCAATTGGCGATACTCCTCTGTAGGAATTTCGCGAATTAACTCATCAGTACTTCTATTGAGTACTGAAGTAAAAAATTGACCATCTCTTTCGTCTACAACAAACTTTACATCTCTATCTTGCACTTCAAGCAACTGGTTAAGCGAGGCTACAACATCTTCAACTTGAGATTTGTCTTCGTCTTGACGCTTCTCTTTCTCAGCTTGTTGTTGAGCTTTGGCCTTTTCTTGCTCTTTTTGAAGCGATAACTGTGCCACTTCCATCTTGTCAGCAGCACTTAAGTTTTGCTCCTGACTCTTCTGAAGGTTAGTTGTAACCGTTGAGGTGGATATTGAACTAACATTACTATCCATATTCCAGACTCCTTAAACAAAGCAAGCCACACCTATACAGTATAAGTGTGGCTGCGTATTTCTTCACTATTATTAACGATTAAACTAGAGCTAACGCAGCCTGTGGGCGTTGGTTTGCTTGAGCAAGAATCGAAGTACTAGTCTGTTGAAGAATCTGAGCTTTAGTTAAGTCAGCAGTTTCTTTAGCAAAGTCAGTATCTTTAATTCGAGAGCGAGCACCAGAGATATTCTCTGAAATGTTAGACAAGTTACGAATCGTAGATTGGAAACGGTTTTGAACCGCACCTAATGAAGCTCGTTCAGAGTCAACCAGTTTAATGGCCGAATCTAAAGCAGCCATAGCAGCACTAGCACCACCAACAGTAGATACTGATAGTGAAGCCAAGCCTAGGCCTGATGCGCCCCAACCACCTGAACGAGAGATATTAACGCTAATATTTTGGCCAGCGTTTGCACCTACTAGGAACGCAGCTGAATAACCGCCGTCAAGAAGGTTAACTCCACCAAACTGAGTTGTGGTAGCAACACGGCTCATTTCAAGCTTAAGTTGTGAAACCTCAGCTTGTAGTGCAGCGCGGTCACTAGAGTTGTTAATACCATCTTGAGATTGAACCGCTAACACACGCATACGCTGCATCATGTTAGTTAACTCGTCCATTGCACCTTCAGCAGTTTGTGCCACTGAGATACCATCTTGAGCATTCATCACAGCACGGTCTAGACCCTGAATTTGCGATGTCATACGGTTTGAGATTTGTAGACCTGCAGCATCATCTTTTGCGCTGTTAATTCTGAAACCAGAACTTAAGCGTTGATACGCAGTATCTAGTGCGTTGCCTGAGCTTGATAGCTGGCGTTGTGCGTTCAATGACGACACATTGGTGTTGACAACTAATGCCATATTTTGAGCCTCCTAAGAAATTGTTCATCCTGATTGAACTATGTCAGGACGACCAAAACCATTTGTTAGTTGTTGAACCCCTGGTCTATGAACCGTAAACCAAGACAACTTTGAAATGGACCAAAGTTTTAATAACTTCATATTTGTTAGCGGCAATGGAGGAAAAAGCTTTAGAAAAAAAGAGGAAAAAAGCGGAATTTTTTTGCCGCTTTTACGGCAAGCCTTGTAAACACTGGCCTTAAGCGCCAGAAAAAACTTCTGAACTCTGTTAAAAAACGGTATATTTACGTTGATTGAGTAATAAATAAACGCCAAATTATTGCCACCAATTATTGGCACGCACATTGCTTTATTACATTCGCAGCCTGAACCGCTGCGAAAAAAAGGCCAAGTGAGTATGCATCACTTGACCGTATCGCTCGAAACGATAGGAGATTGAGAGCGAAACTAAAGCGCTACTTATTATTGGTATGGAATTGAGCCTCCTAAGAGTACTAATAGCGCTACTGCAGTCTGAGGACGGTGGATTGAACCCCCACCGTCCTTTCTTTTTTTATTATCCAAGTAGAGATAGTGCAGCCTGAGGACGTTGGTTTGCTTGAGCCAAGATAGTTGTCGAGGTTTGCTGAATAATCTGGTTACGTGTTAGTTCAGCAGTCTCTTTTGCAAAATCAGTATCTTTAATTCGAGAGCGTGCCGCAGTTACATTTTCAGAAATGTTAGACAAGTTACGAATGGTTGATTGGAATCGGTTTTGAACAGCACCAAGCTCCGCACGCTTACCGTCAATTTGCTTAATTGCAGAGTCAATAGCTGTCATAGCTGCACTTGCGCCACCAACTGTAGATACCGACAATGCACCTAAACCTAAACCAGATGTACCCCACCCTCCAGTACGAGAGATATTTACACTGATGTTTTGACCGGCATTTGCACCAACCAAGAAACTCGCCGAGAAAGTACCATCAAGTACATTCACGCCACCAAATTGAGTGGTTGTAGCAATTCGGCTCATTTCAGCTTTAAGTTGAGAAACCTCTTGCTGCAATGCGATACGGTCATCTGAGTTGTTAATACCATCTTGTGATTGGATGGCTAATACACGGATGCGCTGTAAAGAGTTAGTTATTTCGTCCATCGCACCTTCAGCTGTTTGCGCTAATGAAATACCATCTTGAGCATTCATTACTGCACGATCCAGACCTTGAATTTGCGAAGTCATACGGTTTGAAATTTGAAGACCAGCGGCATCATCCTTTGCACTATTAATACGCAAACCAGATGATAAACGTTGGAATGAAGTGTCTAATGACCAGCCAGACTGCGTAAGTTGGCGTTGAGCGTTAATAGACGACACATTAGTATTTACGTATAAAGCCATGATATTTCTCCTATCTATATCTTAACCATTTATAGGTTGTATTAGTTGTCAGTTATTTTATGTTTCTGACTTACCCTATATAACGGCAGCGCTTCAATATTCTTTAGCAATTATTTAAATTTTATTTTCAGCTACAAAAGCATCAAATGAAAAAGGTTGCTTCAATATTGAAGCAACCTTTATAACGGCAGCAATGAAATAAACTTTAGTGTTATAGGTAATTAAATAAAGATAATTGGCTAATGCGGCTATAAGAGGAGTAGGAGGTGTTTAAAGCAAGCTCTGCTTTTTGCAGGTTACTTACCGCTTCAGCAAAGTCAACTTCGCTAATGGAGGCCCTTGATTGCTGGTTGATGATGTCCATAGACGAAGATGCATTCCTTACAGATTCTAAAGAGTTTCCCCTCGCACCAATAGAGCCCAAGGTTAAGTTTACGCTTTCTAAAGCGTTATCAAGGCCCACCAGGAAATCACTTTGAGCTTCGACGTAGTCTCCTTGAGGCAGTGAAGTATCTTCTAGCGCGATAATAAAATCGCTCAGCATATTAAGTACATTATCTTTTTCTGGAGGGGCTAACTCAAACTGTTCGTTTGATGGCGCAGCACCAGTAACTGTAATATCAATCCCATTAAAGTTAATTGCTTCACCAGGAGTGTAATTCCCCGTAACAGGAGGAACTAAAGAGGTACCAGTATTATCTAATACTTCATAAGTATCGGGTGCACCCGCCGTTGTTTGAACTTGATAAGTATTATTAGCTGGCGTT
Coding sequences within it:
- a CDS encoding motility associated factor glycosyltransferase family protein encodes the protein MLRNIDFQISGDDEIQQKIEATVTPVIKRKFQINLNALAQYSPELAEKLHRHPPAQYSPFITRKKHLNIVNVTKGRALYDISPTIQVNQQLADFQHRGLLVDTKNQFAEIERRDVFGTIENIYPGIKTQYCGVNEQSDCLVILGCGLGLHIDRLLQMKAWRRVLLIEPEWDLLADSLYSANWLRVVNYLQNQDCKLTLITGETDQQMLQSLQQWQEETDQSKFFLFKHYNYAPFNALEFGFATRSLSFSNIDKIRWPNEDEDRGFECCFELNRYLGCDKSEQEIDQLSEELNSRRERNLLAFAERMPDIYSQCLTYQQQRWIPFVMPSGEVNLLDTDYGVCLFNNSPKDESQLYFDYYSSNPKLETLDARKSLRKPSPYIHYKRSDELKELVSALPQESRTQLPKRLPSFIMYGCGAGYQIESIMLGHDVDYFILYEPNIDYFTASLMLTDWSAILEKVEDNEQNIYLNIGDDGSNMFNDLHTRLQQQGINILSYTFFYVSYFHRVMDEAIRSTREQFRVLMNIGEYFDHAMFNISHTNEAFKRNCYHLKKHKGTKVATALSNTPVFIVGNGPSLDDNIEHLKQHQDHAIIISCGTCLKTLYKLGIKPDFHAEVEQTRATVEWIEQVNDPEWVKGIDLLSVNGVHPDVVSMFNQAFICFKRGEAATLMYQDTIQGTNDLEDILYSYPTVSNSALAYALKLGFKQIFMFGIDLGFKDPSQHHSKHSAYFHEKSGKELYNYAKHGTGIRAKGNFQEWVSTKYEFRFAREVMEETIAEYADVDVFNCSDGAHIGGTQALLSENIILSESIDKIALKTLLKQHAYTSETNTWYQLFSEQYQQQEFVDNCEHFLGTLDAPTESWQDILNLLNTQFRFVQQSSANKHSLFFALMRGSASFCLTYLTRLAFSSEDEELCIERFKEGKEIWRKYIEDARDYYVESFDSWDVTTQKATWERQAKG
- the fliS gene encoding flagellar export chaperone FliS yields the protein MYQKGINQYRQVGVKDQVATADPHRITQILMQTALENLAVAKGCIERADYQNKGKPLAKATSILTSLKNTLDFERGGDIAGNLNDLYEFMLTRLSEASIANDAAIVEEVIELMLPIKSAWDQIPEADKQQAYQMRGE
- the fliD gene encoding flagellar filament capping protein FliD, producing MTGITAAGIGSGLDLEALIEVSINAERAGKDARFEKTKTTLEVTLSAVGSIKSTLSEFRKILEKAQNQDTFFPRTATTNESEGNESFSVDLATSATNGNYAIEVQELAKGSSLTSIDATANGGTPLYTSEDDVVATTDGQLTFSTASGESMVLDVAAGTTLKQLREQINDHEDNFGVSANLIDTGSEIRLSMTSDETGDGNTLLVTNTGANAELDNFTNAGGKMDVTDASSARITIDGIEATSSTNTFENVISGVSINVNKVTSSAVALDIQPSEEESVANVRAFIDAYNNVIKEIDKHTKATGVSEGDDNSNRKELSGDPMFRTLRYSLGGLSTNGYDDAAPGMRTLYGIGIEMDEDGLLTLDETEFKKAINSNLDGVGELFAMDGGVADSFLSTVKSYEQSGGVLATREDSVKSQKKDLERQMLDFEERMASYESTLRSKYTAFDVTMGSLNSQMQYVLGQLG
- a CDS encoding flagellar protein FlaG; amino-acid sequence: MDSNVSSISTSTVTTNLQKSQEQNLSAADKMEVAQLSLQKEQEKAKAQQQAEKEKRQDEDKSQVEDVVASLNQLLEVQDRDVKFVVDERDGQFFTSVLNRSTDELIREIPTEEYRQLEERLRKFQDAIGQTTGLFVDQLV
- a CDS encoding flagellin codes for the protein MALVVNTNVSSLNAQRQLSSSGNALDTAYQRLSSGFRINSAKDDAAGLQISNRMTSQIQGLDRAVMNAQDGISVAQTAEGAMDELTNMMQRMRVLAVQSQDGINNSSDRAALQAEVSQLKLEMSRVATTTQFGGVNLLDGGYSAAFLVGANAGQNISVNISRSGGWGASGLGLASLSVSTVGGASAAMAALDSAIKLVDSERASLGAVQNRFQSTIRNLSNISENISGARSRIKDTDFAKETADLTKAQILQQTSTSILAQANQRPQAALALV
- a CDS encoding flagellin, with protein sequence MALYVNTNVSSINAQRQLTQSGWSLDTSFQRLSSGLRINSAKDDAAGLQISNRMTSQIQGLDRAVMNAQDGISLAQTAEGAMDEITNSLQRIRVLAIQSQDGINNSDDRIALQQEVSQLKAEMSRIATTTQFGGVNVLDGTFSASFLVGANAGQNISVNISRTGGWGTSGLGLGALSVSTVGGASAAMTAIDSAIKQIDGKRAELGAVQNRFQSTIRNLSNISENVTAARSRIKDTDFAKETAELTRNQIIQQTSTTILAQANQRPQAALSLLG